The following proteins are co-located in the Siansivirga zeaxanthinifaciens CC-SAMT-1 genome:
- a CDS encoding T9SS type A sorting domain-containing protein has translation MKKITQLLLLMVTTMGFAQNLITNGTFDDATGWTVVNQYGTDSTNGSVAITGGEVNIGKIDPTDAGWIHMGLYTTVNLTAGWYQFDMDMTYDGINDIWGEVFIGSVQPVDNTEYSGDQQVIKAYNAWDCGSIKTYSGSAVVAGCDTSSPGKFQITSTGTYYILFRTGGGTFGASGITLDNWSLVADDAQPVANFTEVTSVSNLMATFTNTSTDATSYSWDFGDGTTSSDANPAAHAYAYKGQYLVSLTASSTEGSNTFTKEIFVGAVNTPVSDFSFDFSLPTPLRNERLLDYVEAGGVATASGVNDDWWSQIKYIHNAGIDLSSGDRGFSIDVNGPRTSTLTIKVESGGTEHAVIADYTTPNVWQTLTFDFSSFSSTNNTKIAVFFDIQTNFDAGVDPAQNVFQLDNFVFGAFASLSTKGFQIEGLSTYPNPTTDTWNISTKNQVINSIDVYNILGKRVLDLRPNGLSAEVDASSLNSGIYITKISTEFGSQTIKLIKR, from the coding sequence ATGAAAAAAATTACACAACTATTATTATTAATGGTTACAACTATGGGTTTTGCCCAAAACCTTATTACAAACGGTACTTTTGATGATGCCACAGGTTGGACGGTTGTAAACCAATATGGAACCGATAGCACAAATGGCTCAGTAGCTATTACTGGAGGAGAAGTGAATATTGGAAAAATTGACCCAACTGATGCTGGTTGGATTCACATGGGGCTTTATACAACTGTAAACCTAACCGCTGGTTGGTACCAATTTGATATGGATATGACTTATGACGGAATTAATGACATATGGGGCGAAGTATTTATTGGATCTGTGCAACCAGTTGATAATACTGAGTATAGCGGTGACCAACAGGTTATTAAAGCCTACAACGCTTGGGATTGTGGTAGTATCAAAACTTATTCTGGATCAGCTGTTGTTGCTGGATGTGATACTTCCAGTCCAGGGAAATTTCAAATTACCTCTACCGGAACTTATTACATATTATTTAGAACTGGAGGTGGAACATTTGGGGCTTCTGGTATAACTTTAGATAATTGGTCGCTGGTTGCTGATGATGCGCAACCAGTCGCAAATTTTACAGAAGTAACATCTGTATCAAATCTAATGGCTACTTTTACCAACACTTCTACAGATGCAACAAGCTATTCTTGGGATTTTGGAGATGGTACAACTTCTTCCGATGCAAATCCTGCTGCCCATGCCTATGCTTATAAGGGTCAGTATCTAGTTTCTTTAACTGCCTCAAGTACTGAAGGTTCTAATACATTTACAAAGGAAATTTTTGTTGGTGCAGTTAATACACCTGTATCTGATTTTAGTTTTGATTTTAGTTTGCCGACGCCACTCAGAAATGAGAGACTTCTTGATTATGTTGAAGCTGGTGGCGTTGCTACAGCCTCAGGTGTAAATGATGATTGGTGGTCTCAAATAAAATATATACATAATGCAGGAATAGATTTATCTTCTGGGGATAGGGGATTCTCAATAGATGTAAATGGCCCAAGAACTTCAACGCTCACTATAAAAGTTGAAAGTGGTGGGACTGAGCATGCTGTAATAGCCGACTATACTACACCAAATGTATGGCAAACACTAACGTTTGATTTTTCGAGCTTTAGCTCTACTAATAATACTAAAATAGCAGTGTTTTTTGATATTCAAACTAATTTTGATGCCGGAGTTGATCCTGCTCAAAATGTTTTTCAATTAGATAATTTTGTATTTGGAGCATTTGCTTCACTAAGCACTAAAGGTTTCCAGATAGAAGGCTTATCAACATATCCAAACCCAACAACAGATACTTGGAATATTTCCACTAAAAACCAAGTTATCAATTCTATAGATGTGTATAATATACTGGGTAAAAGGGTACTTGATTTACGTCCAAACGGTTTATCGGCTGAAGTTGATGCCTCAAGCTTAAATTCTGGTATTTACATCACCAAAATCAGTACAGAATTTGGGTCACAAACTATAAAACTGATTAAGCGTTAA
- a CDS encoding SusC/RagA family TonB-linked outer membrane protein — MKKTMFFNCLKDWGKTPILALALFMCFSFVGVAQGQVTGKVTDKANLPLPGANIIIKGKSTGTQTDFDGNFSIETVLGDVLVVSYLGYVTKEISITNQASLAIKLVEDTNSLDEVVVVGYGSKSKTKLISSVSTIDEETLKRQPVPNVSNALEGLASGLFVQQSSGEPGFSNSSFEVRNFGSALVIVDGAPGDLNQLDPNEIESISVLKDAAAAAVYGVQGGNGVVLITTRKGRIGKPKLSYSNQFTYTSFTSYPEFLSSGDRAEILNEGLRNAGQNQFFTDEEVELFRSGADPINYPNTDWRDLVLKDWGFQQQHNLNLSGGTEKVKYFVSAGYVDQGSNYTEDVLSFQRYNLRANIDADITDNLNLTINMGARRQLNEAPGYSAYDIFRELSRSLPSDLAYYPDGTPARPSTTPNHAVEGIRDFNAGYFRARNNNFDAKIALEWDVKQIKGLKLKSYASLVYNTNFTKDWDKSFDLFTLNRQTGNYDVFRSTPPGSPSETKLSQSTNYSNHYVLQESINYARTFGDHNVSGLLLAEIQKIQGQDFNASRQDFQSTKIDQLFAGSLENQGANGGEFRENRLGFVGRFSYDYKSKYFLESTYRYDGSSRFAPGNEYGLFPSMSLGWRISEESFFEPLKKTISNLKLRASIGTAGNDGTSAYQWLSGFNYNLFYVINDTAIPTIDNTALPNRDITWETNTTYDVGLDIDLFNSDLKFSFDYFFRKREDVIAGANASVPSTLGVALAAQNFYEFSNEGFEFSIDYKKQLNDNLKINALLNFSKSREKAVFIDETLQEDPFMRANLTETGGFTGLRRGYISDGLFQSQEEIDQWAIQDNNGNTSIQPGDVRYIDLNDDGIIDVKDQKVFGDGSKPAINYSLNLGAEYKNFALSVLLTGAAGYDIYLDGEAQAPLRNGFNGYDYQFDYWTPTNTGAAFPRITDGGFNDNNYRYSDFWLRNGKHIRFKNINLSYTFPKRKENATFDEIKLFCTGYNLFVIKDFDEDFDPQLGSGIGWYYPQTKSITFGVNVSL, encoded by the coding sequence ATGAAAAAAACAATGTTTTTTAATTGTTTGAAAGATTGGGGAAAAACCCCTATTCTAGCTTTGGCATTATTTATGTGCTTTAGTTTTGTTGGAGTAGCTCAAGGACAAGTTACAGGAAAAGTGACTGATAAAGCCAATTTGCCTTTACCGGGAGCAAATATAATCATTAAGGGAAAAAGTACTGGGACACAAACAGACTTTGATGGAAATTTTTCTATTGAAACTGTTTTAGGAGATGTATTAGTCGTTTCATACCTTGGTTATGTTACCAAAGAAATATCAATAACTAATCAAGCTAGTTTAGCAATTAAGCTTGTAGAGGACACTAATAGTTTAGATGAAGTTGTGGTGGTTGGTTACGGAAGTAAATCTAAAACTAAGCTTATTTCATCGGTATCTACAATTGATGAGGAAACCTTAAAAAGGCAACCAGTACCAAATGTAAGTAACGCACTTGAAGGTTTAGCTTCTGGACTTTTTGTTCAGCAAAGTTCTGGAGAACCAGGATTTAGCAATTCTAGTTTCGAAGTTAGAAACTTTGGAAGCGCATTAGTTATAGTTGATGGAGCTCCTGGAGATTTAAATCAGTTAGACCCTAACGAAATTGAAAGTATTTCGGTACTTAAAGATGCTGCAGCTGCAGCTGTTTATGGCGTGCAAGGGGGTAATGGAGTTGTGTTGATAACCACAAGAAAGGGAAGAATAGGGAAGCCAAAACTTTCATACAGCAATCAATTTACTTATACATCTTTTACCTCATATCCTGAGTTTTTAAGTTCAGGAGATCGTGCAGAAATATTAAACGAAGGTTTAAGAAACGCAGGTCAAAATCAATTTTTTACAGATGAAGAAGTTGAACTATTTCGTTCTGGAGCAGACCCTATAAACTACCCTAATACAGATTGGCGAGATTTGGTTTTAAAAGATTGGGGATTTCAACAGCAGCATAACTTAAATTTATCAGGGGGTACAGAAAAAGTTAAGTATTTCGTGTCTGCAGGATATGTAGATCAAGGCTCTAACTATACAGAAGATGTATTGTCCTTTCAACGTTATAATTTAAGGGCAAATATAGATGCCGATATTACGGATAACTTAAATTTAACCATAAATATGGGTGCCCGTAGACAATTAAATGAAGCTCCTGGGTATTCAGCTTATGATATATTTAGAGAATTAAGCAGATCTTTACCATCAGATTTGGCATACTATCCAGATGGAACGCCTGCCAGACCAAGTACAACTCCTAATCATGCCGTTGAAGGCATAAGAGATTTTAATGCAGGTTATTTTAGAGCAAGAAATAATAATTTTGACGCCAAAATTGCTTTAGAATGGGATGTTAAACAGATAAAAGGCCTTAAATTAAAGTCTTATGCATCATTAGTTTATAATACTAATTTTACTAAAGACTGGGATAAAAGTTTCGACCTTTTTACATTAAATAGGCAAACTGGAAACTACGATGTATTTAGATCTACACCTCCTGGTTCTCCAAGTGAAACAAAACTATCTCAAAGTACTAATTATAGTAATCATTATGTATTACAAGAATCTATAAACTATGCGCGTACTTTTGGAGACCACAATGTGTCAGGATTATTATTAGCAGAAATACAAAAAATACAAGGGCAGGATTTTAATGCCAGTCGTCAAGATTTTCAATCTACAAAAATAGATCAGCTCTTTGCAGGGTCGTTGGAAAATCAAGGCGCTAATGGAGGTGAGTTTCGTGAAAACCGCTTGGGTTTCGTTGGAAGATTTAGTTATGACTATAAGTCTAAATATTTTTTAGAATCCACATATAGATATGATGGGTCTTCTAGATTTGCCCCTGGCAATGAGTATGGTTTATTCCCTTCCATGTCATTAGGTTGGAGAATATCAGAAGAATCATTTTTCGAGCCATTAAAGAAAACCATTTCTAATTTAAAATTAAGAGCCTCTATCGGTACAGCAGGTAATGATGGTACTTCTGCATATCAATGGTTAAGTGGGTTTAATTATAATCTGTTTTATGTAATAAACGATACAGCCATCCCAACAATTGATAATACGGCGTTACCCAATAGAGATATTACTTGGGAGACCAATACAACATACGATGTCGGGTTAGATATTGATTTGTTTAATAGTGATCTTAAGTTTTCTTTCGACTATTTTTTTAGAAAAAGAGAAGATGTTATCGCAGGCGCTAATGCTAGCGTTCCAAGTACGTTAGGTGTGGCATTAGCAGCACAGAATTTTTATGAATTTTCAAATGAAGGGTTTGAGTTTTCTATTGATTATAAAAAGCAACTAAACGATAATTTAAAAATTAATGCTTTACTTAATTTTTCAAAATCTAGAGAAAAAGCGGTCTTCATTGATGAAACACTTCAGGAAGATCCTTTTATGAGAGCCAATTTAACCGAAACAGGAGGTTTTACAGGTTTGCGAAGAGGTTATATTTCTGACGGTTTATTTCAAAGTCAGGAAGAGATAGACCAATGGGCTATACAAGACAATAATGGTAATACAAGTATCCAACCAGGAGATGTAAGGTATATAGATTTAAATGATGATGGTATTATTGATGTAAAAGACCAAAAAGTATTTGGTGATGGGAGTAAGCCTGCTATTAACTATTCTCTAAATTTAGGAGCAGAGTATAAGAATTTTGCTTTGTCGGTTTTATTAACAGGTGCAGCTGGTTATGATATTTATTTAGATGGTGAAGCCCAAGCTCCTTTGCGAAATGGATTTAACGGATATGACTATCAATTTGATTATTGGACACCAACAAATACTGGTGCTGCATTTCCTAGAATAACAGATGGTGGGTTTAATGACAACAACTACAGATATTCTGATTTTTGGTTAAGAAACGGTAAACATATACGTTTTAAAAACATTAACCTTAGCTATACATTCCCAAAGCGTAAAGAAAACGCAACGTTTGATGAAATAAAATTATTCTGTACAGGGTATAATTTGTTTGTAATCAAAGATTTCGACGAAGATTTTGATCCGCAATTGGGTTCAGGAATTGGCTGGTACTATCCGCAAACAAAATCTATAACTTTTGGTGTTAATGTATCACTTTAA
- a CDS encoding SDR family oxidoreductase encodes MNKSQQIVLITGGSSGIGLALAKKFMENDNTVIITGRNLQKLEAVQRDFPKIHIFQSDVTDDADVRKLADDINQQFGGIDVLFNNAGIMNLIDAGNERNDLHKQMQEIEINYNSPIRVLHYFLPQLKKSNNAILVNVSSGLAYVPFAQAPTYSGTKSALHFWTLGIRPQLKPHNIEVVELLPPVVDTPLAHGADIAEDDNLKPMPPEKLADIFWKDFKNGKEEITPGISKQLKLMSRLAPKFIFKQLNKKPIPNQK; translated from the coding sequence ATGAATAAATCACAACAAATCGTACTTATAACGGGCGGAAGTTCAGGAATAGGACTTGCTCTCGCCAAAAAATTTATGGAAAACGACAATACTGTAATTATCACAGGTCGTAATCTCCAAAAATTAGAAGCTGTCCAAAGGGACTTTCCCAAAATCCATATTTTTCAAAGTGATGTTACGGATGACGCAGATGTAAGAAAACTTGCAGACGACATTAACCAACAATTTGGCGGCATTGATGTACTCTTCAATAATGCGGGTATAATGAATTTGATAGATGCAGGAAACGAAAGGAATGATTTGCATAAACAAATGCAGGAAATTGAAATCAACTACAACTCCCCCATTAGAGTCTTGCACTACTTTCTACCACAATTGAAAAAAAGTAATAACGCAATTTTGGTAAATGTTTCCTCGGGTTTAGCATACGTGCCTTTTGCACAAGCACCAACTTATTCAGGAACAAAATCGGCTTTGCATTTTTGGACATTAGGTATTCGCCCTCAATTGAAGCCACACAATATAGAAGTGGTAGAGCTTCTTCCGCCAGTAGTTGATACTCCATTGGCTCACGGAGCTGATATTGCCGAAGACGATAACTTAAAACCAATGCCACCCGAAAAATTAGCTGACATTTTTTGGAAAGATTTCAAAAATGGAAAAGAAGAGATTACACCGGGAATTTCCAAACAATTGAAATTGATGAGTAGGCTTGCTCCCAAATTTATCTTTAAGCAATTGAATAAAAAACCAATCCCAAACCAAAAATAG
- a CDS encoding winged helix-turn-helix transcriptional regulator has translation MKNNFRSGCPLASTLDIVGDKWSLLIVRDMLFQVKKTFKDFSTSPEGIAPGILSSRLKWLEENQLITKQKLPDNKKENIYLLTEKGIELAPIITEIILWSDKNLRGQNAEMFSIAEAGFHQDKSKFTEGIQKKYMAQVNRTVGKRI, from the coding sequence ATGAAAAATAATTTTAGGTCAGGCTGTCCATTGGCTTCTACTTTAGATATCGTAGGGGATAAATGGTCCTTGCTTATTGTAAGAGATATGTTGTTTCAAGTGAAGAAGACGTTTAAGGACTTTTCTACTTCCCCTGAGGGAATAGCACCTGGAATATTATCGTCAAGATTAAAATGGCTGGAAGAAAATCAGTTAATCACAAAACAGAAATTGCCTGACAACAAAAAAGAAAACATCTATTTATTGACAGAAAAAGGCATAGAGTTGGCTCCAATTATTACAGAAATTATTTTGTGGAGCGATAAAAATTTGAGAGGTCAAAATGCTGAAATGTTTTCGATTGCCGAAGCAGGGTTTCATCAAGATAAATCAAAATTTACAGAAGGTATTCAAAAAAAATACATGGCACAAGTCAACAGAACCGTAGGTAAACGCATTTAG
- a CDS encoding ligand-binding sensor domain-containing protein produces the protein MKLVSNIYGILIYLFLIFVCNSIFAQISNTPGVPFIKNFTEEETNSSLTIYDISQGGNGEMYFATSGALLVFDGIRWKKYSYGVESDLRSVFYKDDKHIYTGGHGGFGYWSKNSKGVLEYNSLFFKRLKKDDTLLPIFYKIVEINGKILFQTWQQIYIYDPKTSVIESVGAIRGFNELFSSENRAFIQDYSGLFEINNKELVQIDGTDPEQFHIRGVFVNAPSKLLIITKNKGVWTLEDGILSKNNWEVNGLLENYLVNDVQKFEDDKLIIGTVRNGAYITSKEGDILFHIDKKIGISNNNIRKTFVDNNNNLWLGMDNGLSYIQTNSNTSYLLDTEGEFGTVYTSFLKDSLLYLGTNQGLFVKNWRSQKSIPKLIDKDVGQIWTIDEVGDQILVGSHQGISIIKNKKLETLHIDGGAWIIRKHPIHNDVMYVGFYSGISVFKRINNAWVFVTKWQNYGESSRFMEFDKYGFLWVAHPSKGYYRLDLSDDGHILRKAEFYGIDNRFVDTYAYLSKIDNDIVFHNPKGFFNYDPIDNTFVTANYISKVFKDIKGVNVITQNENIFWYSNPRSIGYILRNGNKIATIDQPFYSIRNKHLNDFNKFSKLNDSVYGIGFKEGMLFHTIRKQDVGTAVNMPPEISYIHLIGTSDTILAPINNEKELEIPYKNNFIKIGLAFRKTPLSSSQKIQYRLKGHSDDWSKWDYTSELSFPGLSSGNYLLELRSGGENQMFSTTIARAFYVIPPWYLTKIAFITYALFILILSMLYRSYFKAKSKKQIAALKEEEAEKRQQQEDKFKLDRLEAERKMLKLKEENLSLEIKKKNSELAASTLNNIKKNELLTELVKDIKKIDEDVLNSSLRSPIKKVIKKINNHLVDKDDWLTFELHFRNAHTDFFEKLRKKHPDLSSNEIKLSAYLKLNLSSKEIASLMNISITSVEQSRWRLRKKLNLPKEFSLTNYIQSI, from the coding sequence TTGAAATTAGTTAGTAATATATACGGAATATTAATTTATCTTTTTTTAATATTTGTCTGCAACTCAATATTTGCTCAAATATCAAATACACCTGGGGTTCCCTTTATTAAAAACTTCACTGAAGAAGAAACAAATAGCAGTTTAACAATATATGATATTTCACAAGGAGGCAATGGTGAAATGTATTTTGCTACTTCTGGAGCTTTATTGGTATTTGATGGTATTCGTTGGAAAAAGTATAGTTATGGTGTAGAATCAGATTTGCGATCTGTTTTTTACAAAGATGATAAGCATATATACACAGGAGGACATGGTGGTTTTGGTTATTGGTCTAAAAACAGCAAGGGTGTTTTGGAGTATAATAGTTTGTTTTTTAAGCGGCTAAAAAAGGATGATACGTTATTACCCATTTTTTATAAAATAGTTGAAATTAATGGCAAGATTTTGTTTCAAACTTGGCAACAAATATATATTTATGATCCCAAAACGTCTGTTATAGAATCAGTGGGTGCTATAAGAGGGTTCAATGAGTTATTTTCATCAGAAAATCGTGCTTTTATACAAGACTATAGTGGGTTATTTGAAATTAATAATAAAGAATTAGTGCAAATAGATGGTACTGACCCTGAACAATTTCATATTAGGGGTGTTTTTGTAAATGCTCCTAGTAAACTTCTTATTATCACAAAAAATAAAGGCGTTTGGACTTTAGAAGATGGAATATTAAGTAAAAATAACTGGGAAGTAAACGGTTTACTAGAAAATTACTTGGTAAATGATGTTCAAAAATTTGAGGATGATAAGCTCATAATTGGTACTGTTAGGAACGGTGCTTACATAACTTCTAAAGAAGGAGATATCCTTTTTCATATTGATAAGAAAATCGGTATATCCAATAACAACATTAGAAAAACTTTTGTAGATAATAATAATAATTTATGGCTTGGTATGGATAATGGCCTAAGCTATATTCAAACAAACAGTAACACAAGCTATCTCTTGGATACTGAAGGTGAATTTGGAACAGTATATACAAGTTTTTTAAAGGATTCTTTATTGTATTTGGGAACTAATCAAGGTTTATTCGTTAAAAACTGGAGAAGTCAAAAATCAATTCCAAAGCTAATAGATAAAGATGTAGGTCAAATTTGGACTATTGATGAGGTAGGTGATCAAATTTTAGTGGGGTCGCATCAAGGGATATCCATAATAAAAAATAAAAAATTAGAAACCTTACATATAGATGGAGGTGCTTGGATAATTAGAAAACACCCAATACATAATGACGTAATGTACGTTGGTTTTTATTCTGGAATAAGTGTATTCAAGCGTATAAATAACGCATGGGTGTTTGTTACCAAATGGCAAAACTACGGTGAGTCTTCCCGTTTTATGGAGTTTGATAAGTATGGATTTTTATGGGTAGCACATCCTTCTAAGGGATATTATAGGTTAGACTTGTCTGATGATGGGCATATACTTCGCAAAGCAGAGTTTTATGGTATTGACAATAGATTTGTAGATACCTACGCTTATTTAAGTAAGATTGATAATGATATTGTATTTCATAACCCAAAGGGGTTTTTTAATTATGATCCCATTGATAATACTTTTGTAACCGCTAATTATATATCCAAGGTTTTTAAAGATATAAAAGGTGTAAATGTTATTACTCAAAATGAAAATATTTTTTGGTATTCAAACCCGAGATCTATAGGTTATATATTACGTAATGGCAATAAAATCGCAACGATAGATCAACCTTTTTATTCAATAAGAAACAAGCATTTAAACGATTTTAATAAATTTAGTAAATTAAATGATTCAGTTTATGGAATAGGTTTTAAAGAAGGCATGCTTTTTCATACTATTAGAAAACAAGATGTTGGGACTGCTGTTAATATGCCTCCAGAAATAAGTTATATTCACTTAATAGGAACATCAGATACCATTTTAGCTCCAATTAACAATGAAAAAGAATTAGAAATACCCTACAAAAACAATTTTATAAAAATTGGTTTAGCATTCCGCAAAACGCCTTTGTCTAGTTCACAAAAGATTCAATATAGACTTAAAGGGCATTCAGATGATTGGTCCAAATGGGATTATACGTCAGAGTTAAGTTTTCCAGGGCTTTCATCAGGGAATTATCTATTAGAGCTGCGTTCTGGAGGAGAAAATCAAATGTTCTCAACTACTATTGCCAGAGCCTTTTATGTAATACCTCCTTGGTATTTAACAAAAATAGCTTTTATTACATATGCACTTTTCATTTTGATACTTAGTATGTTATATAGAAGCTATTTTAAGGCAAAATCTAAAAAACAAATAGCAGCTTTAAAAGAAGAAGAAGCAGAAAAAAGACAGCAACAAGAAGATAAATTTAAATTAGATAGATTAGAGGCCGAAAGAAAAATGCTTAAACTAAAGGAAGAAAATTTGAGCTTAGAAATAAAAAAGAAAAATTCTGAATTAGCAGCTTCTACATTAAATAATATTAAAAAGAACGAACTACTTACCGAACTAGTAAAAGATATTAAAAAGATTGACGAAGATGTTTTAAATAGTTCCCTGCGTTCTCCGATCAAAAAAGTAATTAAGAAAATAAACAATCATCTTGTAGATAAAGACGATTGGCTCACATTTGAACTTCACTTTAGAAACGCACATACTGATTTTTTTGAGAAGCTAAGAAAAAAACATCCAGATTTATCTTCTAATGAAATTAAATTAAGTGCTTATTTAAAATTAAATCTTTCTTCAAAAGAAATAGCTTCATTGATGAATATATCCATAACAAGTGTAGAACAATCCCGTTGGCGTCTTCGTAAAAAACTCAACTTACCTAAAGAATTCAGTTTAACAAATTATATTCAATCTATTTAG